Proteins encoded in a region of the Malaciobacter mytili LMG 24559 genome:
- a CDS encoding VWA domain-containing protein, which produces MQFLYPNVLFFMLIPTILLAFFITTNKKNIEKYFTKEALSKLQVANKFLSQSSRNILFFIAILLMIISLARPVLDKKEKEIKQDINSYILALDVSKSMFAQDLPPNRYTFAKTKLLNFIENSKDKEIGIILFSSSSYILSPLTQDITSLKELVKNLDNSIQLENGSEISTAIKTASKLLKNKTNKNLILLTDGTDKQEFKEEIALANNLNINIYTIGMATNKKSAIKLNENQYLTDEKGNIVTVALNEQIKHLSLNTNAAYINFTFNNSDINQILQVIDEKKQKEKNDIKKYKVYTELFYFPLALALLILLIAFSSLPKLKYLPFVLLIFISTDTKASITDFKIIDKATTLYENQNYKEASKEFKKIAKNSEAHYNLANSLYKEKKYKEAIDEYKKVVTSNEDLEFKKLHNLGNSYTKINKLQDAIKMYEKALQIKKDKQTKENLEIVKKALEKNKQENQNNKNKQEDKNNQKENKKDKQKDKNQENSQKNEQKNQEEKNQEEKNENPKGNKQKEEKDSENLKEKKQENSKDKNSSLEKIKKEVPISDIEEKKWLKELENSSTVFLKKDEQKNTNSKW; this is translated from the coding sequence TTGCAGTTTTTATATCCAAATGTTTTATTTTTTATGTTAATTCCCACTATATTACTAGCATTTTTTATTACAACAAATAAAAAAAACATTGAAAAATATTTTACAAAAGAGGCTTTAAGTAAGCTACAAGTAGCCAATAAATTTCTATCTCAATCAAGTAGAAATATCTTATTTTTTATAGCAATTTTACTAATGATTATCTCCCTTGCAAGACCTGTTTTAGATAAAAAAGAAAAAGAGATAAAACAAGATATAAATTCATATATACTTGCTTTAGATGTTTCTAAATCAATGTTTGCACAAGATTTACCACCAAATAGATATACCTTTGCAAAAACAAAGCTTTTAAATTTTATAGAAAATTCAAAAGATAAAGAAATAGGAATTATTCTTTTTTCTAGTAGTTCTTATATTCTCTCTCCTTTAACACAAGATATTACTTCACTAAAAGAGTTAGTAAAAAATCTTGACAATTCAATTCAACTAGAAAATGGTTCAGAAATTTCAACTGCTATTAAAACAGCTTCAAAACTTTTAAAAAATAAAACAAATAAAAATCTTATTCTTCTTACAGATGGAACTGATAAACAAGAGTTTAAAGAAGAAATAGCTTTAGCAAATAATTTAAATATAAATATCTATACAATAGGAATGGCTACAAATAAAAAAAGTGCCATAAAGCTAAATGAAAACCAATATTTAACAGATGAAAAAGGCAATATTGTAACTGTTGCTTTAAATGAACAGATTAAACACTTAAGTTTAAATACAAATGCAGCTTATATAAACTTTACTTTTAATAACTCTGATATAAACCAAATTTTACAAGTTATTGATGAAAAAAAACAAAAAGAAAAAAATGATATTAAAAAATATAAAGTATATACAGAACTTTTTTATTTTCCTTTAGCTTTAGCTTTGCTTATTTTACTTATAGCTTTTTCTTCTCTTCCAAAACTTAAATATTTACCCTTTGTTTTACTTATATTTATCTCAACAGATACAAAAGCTTCAATTACTGATTTTAAAATAATAGATAAGGCAACAACTCTTTATGAAAATCAAAACTATAAAGAAGCCTCAAAAGAGTTTAAAAAAATAGCAAAAAACTCTGAAGCACACTATAATCTAGCAAACTCTTTATATAAAGAAAAAAAGTATAAAGAAGCCATAGATGAGTATAAAAAAGTAGTAACTTCAAATGAAGACTTAGAGTTTAAAAAACTACATAATTTGGGAAATAGTTATACAAAAATAAATAAGCTACAAGATGCTATAAAAATGTATGAAAAAGCCTTACAAATAAAAAAGGACAAACAAACTAAAGAGAATTTAGAAATAGTAAAAAAAGCTTTAGAAAAAAATAAACAAGAAAATCAAAATAATAAAAATAAACAAGAAGATAAAAACAATCAAAAAGAGAATAAAAAAGATAAACAAAAAGATAAAAATCAAGAAAACTCTCAAAAAAATGAACAAAAAAATCAAGAAGAAAAAAATCAAGAAGAAAAAAATGAAAATCCAAAAGGAAATAAGCAAAAAGAAGAAAAAGATAGTGAAAATTTAAAAGAGAAAAAACAAGAAAATTCTAAAGATAAAAATTCCTCTTTAGAAAAAATAAAAAAAGAAGTCCCTATTTCTGATATAGAAGAGAAAAAATGGCTAAAAGAACTTGAAAACTCTTCTACTGTTTTTTTAAAAAAAGATGAGCAAAAAAACACAAACTCAAAGTGGTAA
- the ppk2 gene encoding polyphosphate kinase 2, whose amino-acid sequence MNLSDFEKTNYSGLYVSKVAHPTFGKKYIARFQHEKKRYVKVLGYTKKDELTKKMALNLMQKFKDSILISNEPKKIIKEKVENNSMSINNDEIIKLKEENKLMKEILGEDFSIHDPEVIKDGIQKLYEAEELKQYQIELIKLQNYLENENKRMIILFEGRDASGKGGAIRRITRYMNNKHYRVVALGKPTETQKNQWFLQRYIEHFPTGGEIVLFDRSWYNRAMVEPIFGFCTPEEHEIFMEDVVNFEQDLVRQGMILIKLYFSVSKEEQKRRFDRRINDPLRQWKFSEVDMQAQELWGEFSDKKYEMLRRTNSRSAPWHIVRSDDKHKARLEALKIILNSVDYDGRNYALDFQPNEKVNISVQKELMQMRKSQDY is encoded by the coding sequence ATGAATTTAAGTGATTTTGAAAAAACTAACTATAGTGGATTATACGTTTCAAAAGTAGCTCATCCTACTTTTGGAAAAAAATATATTGCTAGATTTCAGCATGAAAAGAAAAGATATGTAAAAGTATTGGGATATACAAAAAAAGATGAATTGACAAAAAAAATGGCATTAAATTTAATGCAAAAGTTTAAAGACTCTATTTTAATATCAAATGAGCCTAAAAAAATTATAAAAGAAAAAGTGGAAAATAATTCTATGTCAATAAATAATGATGAAATTATAAAGCTTAAAGAAGAAAATAAGCTAATGAAAGAGATTTTAGGTGAAGATTTCTCTATTCATGACCCTGAAGTTATTAAAGATGGTATTCAAAAATTATATGAAGCAGAAGAGTTAAAACAATACCAAATAGAACTTATCAAACTTCAAAACTATCTTGAAAATGAAAATAAAAGAATGATTATTTTATTTGAAGGAAGAGATGCTTCTGGAAAAGGTGGTGCTATTAGAAGAATCACTAGATATATGAATAATAAGCACTATAGAGTTGTAGCACTTGGTAAACCAACAGAAACTCAAAAAAACCAATGGTTTTTACAAAGATATATTGAGCATTTTCCAACAGGTGGTGAAATAGTTTTATTTGATAGATCTTGGTACAATAGAGCTATGGTTGAACCAATCTTTGGATTTTGTACACCAGAAGAACATGAAATCTTTATGGAAGATGTAGTTAATTTTGAACAAGATTTAGTAAGACAAGGAATGATTCTTATTAAATTATATTTCTCTGTATCAAAAGAAGAACAAAAAAGAAGATTTGATAGAAGAATTAATGACCCATTAAGACAATGGAAATTCTCAGAAGTTGATATGCAAGCACAAGAGTTATGGGGAGAGTTCTCTGATAAAAAATATGAGATGTTAAGAAGAACAAACTCAAGAAGTGCACCTTGGCATATTGTAAGAAGTGATGATAAGCATAAAGCTAGACTTGAAGCATTAAAAATTATTTTAAATTCAGTTGATTATGATGGAAGAAACTATGCTTTAGATTTTCAACCAAATGAAAAAGTAAATATTTCTGTTCAAAAAGAGCTTATGCAAATGAGAAAATCTCAAGATTATTAA
- the ppk2 gene encoding polyphosphate kinase 2, which translates to MLGQDRQIIKGELKDKENLKSSRNRKKVNKVQIWVRKETLEYEKELRTLQIELLKFQNFVKEKGLKVLMIFEGRDAAGKGGTIKRITEHLNPRGARVVALEKPSDIEKTQWYFQRYTKHLPSAGEIVLFDRSWYNRAGVEPVMGFCTTAEHHEFLKEVPEFEKMLVKSGITLLKFYFSVSKKEQARRFRKREIDPLKQYKLSPVDKESQNLWDKYTVAKFSMLMASNTELAPWTVIRSDNKKSARINCIKHILTQVEYPNKIDSSKIIVDSNIVISGTEEIEIMEQENKFAKAE; encoded by the coding sequence ATGTTAGGGCAGGATAGACAAATAATAAAGGGTGAGTTAAAAGATAAAGAGAATTTAAAATCTTCAAGAAATAGAAAAAAAGTAAATAAAGTTCAAATTTGGGTTAGAAAAGAGACTTTAGAATATGAAAAAGAGTTAAGAACTTTACAGATTGAACTTTTAAAGTTTCAAAACTTTGTAAAAGAAAAAGGTTTAAAAGTATTAATGATTTTTGAAGGTAGAGATGCTGCTGGGAAGGGTGGAACTATTAAAAGAATCACAGAACATTTAAACCCAAGGGGAGCAAGAGTTGTTGCCCTTGAAAAACCAAGTGATATAGAAAAAACTCAATGGTATTTTCAAAGATATACAAAGCACCTACCAAGTGCAGGAGAAATAGTTTTATTTGATAGGTCTTGGTACAATAGGGCAGGGGTTGAGCCTGTGATGGGGTTTTGTACTACGGCTGAACACCATGAGTTTTTAAAAGAAGTTCCAGAGTTTGAAAAAATGCTTGTAAAATCTGGTATTACTCTTTTAAAATTTTATTTTTCTGTATCAAAAAAAGAACAAGCTAGAAGATTTAGAAAAAGAGAAATTGACCCTTTAAAACAATATAAGCTATCCCCTGTAGATAAAGAATCTCAAAATTTATGGGATAAATATACAGTTGCGAAGTTTTCTATGTTGATGGCTTCAAATACTGAACTTGCACCTTGGACAGTTATTAGAAGTGATAATAAAAAAAGTGCAAGAATAAATTGTATTAAACATATATTAACACAAGTAGAGTATCCTAATAAGATTGACTCTAGTAAGATTATTGTAGATTCAAATATAGTTATCAGTGGAACTGAAGAGATAGAAATAATGGAACAAGAAAATAAATTTGCAAAGGCTGAGTAA
- the nspC gene encoding carboxynorspermidine decarboxylase codes for MIETVNNFENLPSPSFVCEEELLENNLKLLKKVQDEAGVNILLALKGFALFSTFELCKKYLKGCCASGLHEAILASEEFGKEVHTYSPAFKEEEFDEIVSLSNHVVFNSFSQLKQFKHKAIGKTSLGLRVNPEYSSVEVDLYNPCGAFSRLGITRKNFEADELEGIDGLHFHALCEQNVDALQGALKNFEEKFGEFLPQMKWVNFGGGHHITRDDYDVEGLIKLLKEFKARYPHLEVYLEPGEAVGWKTGYLVATVLDIIDNGMNIGILDTSAEAHMPDTLAMPYRAEIRNSGLANEKKYTYRFGGNTCLAGDIIGDYSFDEPLKVGDKIILEDMIHYTMVKTTTFNGIKLPSIVIKKDNNCYQIVKNFGYNEYKSRLS; via the coding sequence ATGATTGAAACAGTAAATAATTTTGAAAACTTGCCAAGTCCAAGTTTTGTGTGTGAAGAAGAGTTATTAGAAAATAATTTAAAGTTACTAAAAAAAGTACAAGATGAAGCTGGTGTAAATATACTTTTAGCCTTAAAAGGGTTTGCACTTTTTTCTACTTTTGAATTATGTAAAAAATATCTAAAAGGTTGTTGTGCTTCTGGTTTACATGAGGCTATTTTAGCTTCAGAAGAGTTTGGAAAAGAAGTTCATACTTACTCACCTGCTTTTAAAGAAGAAGAGTTTGATGAAATAGTATCACTATCAAATCATGTGGTATTTAACTCTTTTTCTCAACTAAAGCAGTTTAAGCATAAAGCTATTGGTAAGACTTCTTTAGGGCTTAGAGTAAATCCAGAGTATTCTTCTGTTGAAGTTGATTTATATAATCCTTGTGGAGCTTTTTCAAGGCTGGGGATTACTAGAAAAAACTTTGAAGCAGATGAACTTGAAGGAATTGATGGATTACATTTTCATGCTTTATGTGAGCAAAATGTAGATGCATTACAAGGGGCACTTAAAAACTTCGAAGAAAAATTTGGTGAATTTTTACCTCAAATGAAGTGGGTAAACTTTGGAGGAGGGCATCATATTACAAGAGATGATTATGATGTGGAAGGTTTAATTAAACTTTTAAAAGAGTTTAAAGCTAGATACCCTCACTTAGAAGTATATTTAGAGCCAGGTGAAGCAGTAGGTTGGAAGACAGGATATTTAGTGGCAACTGTACTGGATATTATTGATAATGGAATGAATATTGGGATTTTGGATACCTCTGCTGAGGCACATATGCCTGATACTTTAGCTATGCCATATAGAGCAGAAATTAGAAATAGTGGCTTAGCAAATGAGAAAAAATATACTTATAGATTTGGTGGAAATACTTGCTTAGCAGGGGATATTATCGGGGATTATTCTTTTGATGAACCTTTAAAAGTAGGTGATAAAATCATTCTAGAAGATATGATTCATTATACTATGGTAAAGACAACTACCTTTAATGGAATTAAGTTACCATCAATTGTTATAAAAAAAGACAATAATTGTTACCAAATTGTAAAAAATTTTGGATATAATGAGTATAAATCAAGATTATCTTAA
- the rd gene encoding rubredoxin: MQKYICTVCDYIYDPSLGDPDSGIAPGTPFEELPEDWECPDCGVTKEDFEPFDD, from the coding sequence ATGCAAAAATATATCTGTACAGTTTGTGATTATATATATGACCCAAGTTTAGGTGACCCAGATAGTGGGATAGCTCCTGGTACACCTTTTGAGGAATTACCAGAAGATTGGGAGTGTCCAGACTGTGGAGTAACAAAAGAGGATTTTGAACCGTTTGATGATTGA
- a CDS encoding saccharopine dehydrogenase family protein: MDKKGILIIGAGGVSRVATVKCAMNIDTFEKITLASRTKSKCDEIAKYIKENQGVEIDTASVDADDIPQLVELIKKVNPKLVLNVALPYQDLTIMDACTQCGVDYVDTANYEHPDEAKFEYKEQWARDGQFKEAGIKALLGSGFDPGVTGVFCAYAQQNLFDEIHFIDIMDCNAGDHGYPFATNFNPEINLREVSANGRYWENGEWIETKPLEIRVDHDYPEVGVKASYLLYHEELESLAKNIKGLKRIRFFMTFGDSYIQHMNCLQNVGMLGIEPVEHQGMKIIPIEFLKTLLPDPASLGPRTVGLTNIGCIIEGIKDGVKKKVYIYNICDHQECYKETGAQAVSYTTGVPAMIGSKMFYKGLWNGTGVFNIEEFDATPFMEELMTQGLPWKIIELPVE; encoded by the coding sequence ATGGATAAAAAAGGTATTTTAATCATTGGTGCAGGTGGTGTAAGTAGAGTTGCAACAGTTAAATGTGCTATGAATATTGATACATTTGAAAAAATCACATTAGCATCTAGAACAAAATCTAAGTGTGATGAGATTGCAAAATATATTAAAGAAAATCAAGGTGTAGAGATTGATACTGCATCAGTTGATGCTGATGATATACCACAATTAGTAGAACTAATTAAAAAAGTTAATCCAAAATTAGTTTTAAATGTGGCACTTCCATACCAAGATTTAACAATTATGGATGCTTGTACACAATGCGGTGTAGATTATGTAGATACAGCAAATTATGAGCACCCAGATGAAGCTAAATTTGAATACAAAGAACAATGGGCTAGAGATGGTCAGTTTAAAGAAGCTGGTATTAAAGCTCTATTAGGAAGTGGTTTTGACCCAGGTGTTACAGGAGTTTTTTGTGCATATGCTCAACAAAATCTTTTTGATGAGATTCATTTTATAGATATTATGGATTGTAATGCTGGTGATCATGGATACCCTTTTGCTACAAACTTTAACCCTGAAATCAACTTAAGAGAAGTATCTGCAAATGGTAGATATTGGGAAAATGGAGAGTGGATTGAGACTAAACCACTTGAAATTAGAGTTGATCATGATTATCCAGAAGTGGGAGTAAAAGCTTCATATTTACTATACCATGAAGAATTAGAATCTTTAGCAAAAAATATTAAAGGACTAAAAAGAATTAGATTCTTTATGACATTTGGAGATTCTTATATTCAGCATATGAATTGTTTACAAAATGTTGGAATGTTAGGTATTGAGCCAGTAGAACATCAAGGAATGAAGATTATTCCAATAGAGTTTCTAAAAACTCTATTACCAGATCCAGCAAGCTTAGGGCCAAGAACAGTAGGTCTTACAAATATTGGATGTATCATCGAAGGTATAAAAGATGGTGTTAAGAAAAAAGTTTATATTTACAATATTTGTGACCACCAAGAGTGTTATAAAGAAACAGGTGCTCAAGCTGTTTCTTATACGACAGGAGTTCCTGCGATGATTGGTTCTAAGATGTTCTATAAAGGGTTATGGAATGGAACAGGCGTATTTAATATAGAAGAATTTGATGCAACACCATTTATGGAAGAGCTAATGACACAAGGTTTACCTTGGAAAATTATTGAACTACCAGTAGAATAA